A section of the Agrococcus sp. SGAir0287 genome encodes:
- a CDS encoding tripartite tricarboxylate transporter substrate binding protein, giving the protein MTSRPTALVATAAAAAFALAACSSGTTAADGPVSGNVTMVVPFSAGGGSDASGRAIASGLEGVTGLTITTENREGGSGAVGYSYFLGEEGNPNVLLAAETSLISIPLSQDVEFESTSFTPIMKLGDDYTLMVVPADSPYETCTDVIEAAEDGRVVAAVSGAVSLDEVVFSLVEEDQGVEFDRVPFESGAEVIAGVLGGQVDIASLNPGEVVGQLESGDMRALCAFSEERYEYEAIADVPTATEQGIDVAFAQFRGFIAPGGLTEEQTQFWIDAAEEFAETEAYDEYIEANLMQPNVLYGEEFAEYVAGNEADLETALGQ; this is encoded by the coding sequence ATGACCTCACGACCCACCGCCCTCGTCGCGACGGCCGCCGCCGCCGCGTTCGCCCTCGCCGCCTGCTCGAGCGGCACGACCGCAGCCGACGGCCCCGTCTCCGGCAACGTCACGATGGTCGTGCCGTTCTCCGCCGGTGGTGGCTCCGACGCCTCGGGCCGCGCCATCGCGAGCGGCCTGGAGGGCGTCACGGGCCTCACCATCACCACCGAGAACCGCGAGGGCGGCTCGGGCGCGGTCGGCTACTCGTACTTCCTCGGCGAGGAGGGCAACCCCAACGTGCTGCTCGCCGCCGAGACGAGCCTCATCTCGATCCCGCTCTCCCAGGACGTGGAGTTCGAGTCCACGTCGTTCACGCCGATCATGAAGCTCGGCGACGACTACACGCTCATGGTCGTGCCCGCCGACAGCCCGTACGAGACGTGCACCGACGTCATCGAGGCGGCCGAGGACGGCCGCGTGGTCGCAGCCGTCTCGGGTGCCGTGAGCCTCGACGAGGTCGTGTTCAGCCTCGTCGAGGAGGATCAGGGCGTCGAGTTCGATCGCGTGCCCTTCGAATCCGGCGCCGAGGTCATCGCAGGCGTGCTCGGCGGCCAGGTCGACATCGCGAGCCTCAACCCCGGCGAGGTCGTCGGCCAGCTCGAGTCGGGCGACATGCGCGCGCTGTGCGCCTTCAGCGAGGAGCGCTACGAGTACGAGGCGATCGCCGACGTGCCGACGGCCACCGAGCAGGGCATCGACGTGGCCTTCGCGCAGTTCCGTGGCTTCATCGCTCCCGGTGGGCTCACCGAGGAGCAGACGCAGTTCTGGATCGACGCTGCCGAGGAGTTCGCCGAGACCGAGGCGTACGACGAGTACATCGAGGCGAACCTCATGCAGCCGAACGTGCTCTACGGCGAGGAGTTCGCCGAGTACGTCGCCGGCAACGAGGCCGACCTCGAGACGGCGCTCGGCCAGTGA
- a CDS encoding 3-hydroxyacyl-CoA dehydrogenase family protein has translation MTTTRDIAVVGSGYMGGGIAQVLALAGHRVAIADVSAEVAASNLERLVGEAEQFVTDGLFPADAVERIRAGITAADSIEEAVADAAFVEEAVPERIEIKHETLRRISAAARPDAVIGSNTSTILIGSLAQAVERPERFLGVHFSNPAPFIPGVELISHATTDESAVSLAEEVVASTGKVTARVGDATGFVLNRLQYALFHEATQLVDEGVATPEDIDTIVRTTFGFRLPFFGPFAIADMAGLDVYAFCYASLQTRWPERFATPASLAEHVEAGRFGTKTGSGYLDVPAERTPELVAYRNRAYVAMQRLLDELGPAPIAAEPTGERA, from the coding sequence ATGACCACCACCCGCGACATCGCCGTCGTCGGCTCCGGCTACATGGGCGGCGGCATCGCCCAGGTGCTCGCGCTCGCGGGCCACCGCGTCGCGATCGCCGACGTCTCCGCCGAGGTCGCCGCGTCGAACCTCGAGCGGCTCGTCGGCGAGGCCGAGCAGTTCGTGACCGACGGGCTGTTCCCCGCCGACGCCGTCGAGCGCATCCGCGCCGGCATCACGGCGGCCGACTCGATCGAGGAGGCCGTCGCGGACGCCGCCTTCGTCGAGGAGGCCGTGCCCGAGCGCATCGAGATCAAGCACGAGACGCTGCGCCGCATCTCGGCCGCCGCTCGGCCCGACGCCGTCATCGGCTCGAACACGTCGACGATCCTCATCGGCTCGCTCGCCCAGGCCGTCGAGCGCCCCGAGCGCTTCCTCGGCGTCCACTTCTCGAACCCCGCGCCGTTCATCCCCGGCGTCGAGCTCATCTCGCACGCCACGACCGACGAGTCCGCGGTGTCGCTCGCCGAGGAGGTCGTCGCCTCCACGGGCAAGGTGACGGCGCGCGTCGGCGACGCGACGGGCTTCGTCCTCAATCGCCTGCAGTACGCGCTCTTCCACGAGGCGACGCAGCTCGTCGACGAGGGCGTCGCGACGCCCGAGGACATCGACACGATCGTGCGCACGACGTTCGGCTTCCGCCTGCCGTTCTTCGGGCCCTTCGCGATCGCCGACATGGCCGGGCTCGACGTCTACGCCTTCTGCTACGCATCGCTGCAGACGCGCTGGCCCGAGCGCTTCGCGACCCCCGCATCCCTCGCAGAGCACGTCGAGGCGGGCCGCTTCGGCACCAAGACGGGGTCCGGCTACCTCGACGTGCCCGCCGAGCGCACGCCCGAGCTCGTCGCGTACCGCAACCGCGCCTACGTGGCGATGCAGCGCCTCCTCGACGAGCTCGGTCCCGCGCCGATCGCCGCCGAGCCGACGGGGGAGCGCGCATGA
- a CDS encoding sugar phosphate isomerase/epimerase family protein — MDTARSTTTPAFTAETWPIATCLHGIPTVGPDGVALHDATAETWDDMLAEVQDVGFDRIELADSHIRPADLEPARRDELLAMARERGIAISSVHLQRQSVIMPGHEERNLAYAHRTIDAAAEWGMEVFSTGLHQPFSESQRQALWFWTAQGPKDPDDPEVWDAAVTRLRELGAHAAEVGLRMSLEMYEDTYLGTADSAVRLVEEIGLANVGLNPDIANLIRLHRPIEDWREMHAKTLPYANYWHVKNYTRDEAADGSWATSVPSSMEAGLINYRQVVRDAIALGFDGIFLMEHYGGDSLGNCATNQRYLRSLLPKGHA; from the coding sequence ATGGACACCGCACGATCGACGACGACGCCCGCCTTCACGGCGGAGACCTGGCCGATCGCGACGTGCCTGCACGGCATCCCGACGGTGGGTCCCGATGGCGTCGCCCTGCACGACGCCACCGCCGAGACGTGGGACGACATGCTCGCGGAGGTGCAGGACGTCGGGTTCGACCGGATCGAGCTGGCCGACAGCCACATCCGCCCCGCGGACCTGGAGCCGGCGCGGCGGGACGAGCTGCTGGCGATGGCGCGTGAGCGGGGGATCGCGATCTCGAGCGTGCATCTGCAGCGGCAGAGCGTGATCATGCCCGGCCACGAGGAGCGCAACCTCGCCTACGCGCATCGCACGATCGACGCGGCGGCCGAGTGGGGCATGGAGGTGTTCTCGACCGGCCTGCATCAGCCGTTCTCCGAGTCGCAGCGGCAGGCGCTGTGGTTCTGGACGGCCCAGGGGCCGAAGGATCCCGACGACCCCGAGGTGTGGGATGCGGCGGTGACGCGCCTGCGCGAGCTCGGCGCCCACGCGGCCGAGGTGGGGCTGCGGATGTCGCTGGAGATGTACGAGGACACCTACCTCGGCACCGCCGACTCCGCCGTGCGGCTCGTGGAGGAGATCGGCCTGGCCAACGTCGGCCTCAACCCCGACATCGCCAACCTCATCCGCCTCCACCGGCCCATCGAGGACTGGCGGGAGATGCACGCGAAGACCCTGCCGTACGCGAACTACTGGCACGTGAAGAACTACACCCGCGACGAGGCCGCCGACGGCTCCTGGGCCACGAGCGTCCCCTCGTCGATGGAGGCGGGCCTCATCAACTACCGCCAGGTCGTGCGCGACGCCATCGCGCTCGGCTTCGACGGCATCTTCCTCATGGAGCACTACGGCGGCGACAGCCTCGGCAACTGCGCCACCAACCAGCGCTACCTCCGATCGCTCCTCCCGAAGGGACACGCATGA
- the glpX gene encoding class II fructose-bisphosphatase, which produces MAETVFQHPDRNLAMELVRATEAAAIRAVPFIGRGDKNAADKAAVDAMRTFLGTVAFDGVVVIGEGEKDEAPMLFNGEHVGNGRGPSCDIAVDPIDGTSLTAAGRQNALSVIAVADRGTMYDPVDAFYMDKLVCGPEGKGVVSLAQSMGDNIRELARAKGKDVADMVVAVLDRPRHAALIDEIRAAGAGTRLMLDGDVAGGINAARWESRIDMCVGTGGTPEGVITACAVKALDGVVEGRLNPQSADEHAKVLAAGHDLDRILTVDELVTSDNTYFVATGVTDGGLLDGVRRKGPLIRTESLVLRSKTGTARRVIAEHLASKWLERDAERAS; this is translated from the coding sequence ATGGCCGAGACCGTCTTCCAGCATCCCGATCGCAACCTCGCCATGGAGCTCGTGCGCGCGACGGAGGCCGCCGCCATCCGCGCCGTGCCCTTCATCGGACGAGGCGACAAGAACGCCGCCGACAAGGCCGCCGTGGACGCCATGCGCACCTTCCTCGGCACCGTCGCGTTCGACGGCGTCGTCGTGATCGGCGAGGGGGAGAAGGACGAGGCGCCGATGCTCTTCAACGGCGAGCACGTCGGCAATGGTCGCGGCCCCTCGTGCGACATCGCCGTCGACCCCATCGACGGCACGTCGCTCACGGCCGCAGGTCGGCAGAACGCGCTGAGCGTCATCGCCGTCGCCGACCGGGGCACGATGTACGACCCCGTGGACGCCTTCTACATGGACAAGCTCGTCTGCGGACCCGAGGGCAAGGGCGTCGTCTCCCTCGCGCAGTCGATGGGCGACAACATCCGCGAGCTCGCGAGGGCCAAGGGCAAGGACGTCGCCGACATGGTCGTGGCCGTGCTCGACCGCCCGCGCCATGCGGCGCTCATCGACGAGATCCGCGCGGCGGGCGCCGGCACGCGCCTCATGCTCGACGGCGACGTCGCCGGCGGCATCAACGCCGCACGCTGGGAGTCGCGCATCGACATGTGCGTCGGCACGGGCGGCACGCCCGAGGGCGTCATCACGGCGTGCGCCGTCAAGGCGCTCGACGGCGTGGTCGAAGGGCGCCTCAACCCGCAGTCGGCCGACGAGCACGCGAAGGTGCTCGCCGCCGGCCACGACCTCGACCGCATCCTCACCGTCGACGAGCTCGTCACGAGCGACAACACGTACTTCGTCGCGACGGGCGTCACCGACGGCGGCCTGCTCGACGGCGTGCGTCGCAAGGGACCGCTCATCCGCACGGAGTCGCTCGTGCTGCGCTCCAAGACGGGCACCGCCCGCCGCGTGATCGCCGAGCACCTCGCATCGAAGTGGCTCGAGCGCGACGCCGAGCGCGCGTCCTGA
- a CDS encoding SDR family NAD(P)-dependent oxidoreductase: MTVFPAERTVILTGAASPRGIGRATAHFLAERGWHVGILDLDAEASRAVAAEVAEQHGVRAAGAGANVADAAQVRAAIDELEAALPQLVALVNLAGVSSPVPYLEVTDEEWHRVMSINMDGVHHATRRAVESMVQHGVGRVVSLSSVSAQRGGGTFSKTVYSAAKAGVIGFSRSVARELGHHGITVNVVSPGPIDTDIMGGTLTEERKAAMAGDGVLPRIGTPRDIAAAIHYLISEDAGFVTGQTLNVDGGLYMH, from the coding sequence ATGACCGTCTTCCCCGCCGAGCGCACCGTCATCCTCACCGGCGCGGCGTCGCCGCGCGGCATCGGCCGAGCGACCGCCCACTTCCTCGCCGAGCGCGGCTGGCACGTCGGCATCCTCGACCTCGACGCGGAGGCGTCGCGGGCGGTGGCCGCCGAGGTCGCCGAGCAGCACGGCGTGCGCGCGGCGGGCGCGGGGGCGAACGTCGCGGACGCCGCGCAGGTGCGCGCGGCGATCGACGAGCTCGAGGCGGCGCTGCCGCAGCTCGTCGCACTCGTGAACCTCGCGGGCGTCTCGAGCCCCGTGCCCTACCTCGAGGTCACCGACGAGGAGTGGCATCGCGTCATGTCGATCAACATGGACGGCGTCCACCACGCGACGCGTCGTGCCGTGGAGTCGATGGTGCAGCACGGCGTGGGCCGCGTCGTGAGCCTGTCGTCGGTCTCGGCGCAGCGCGGCGGCGGCACCTTCTCCAAGACGGTCTACTCGGCCGCGAAGGCGGGCGTCATCGGCTTCTCGCGATCCGTCGCGCGCGAGCTCGGGCACCACGGCATCACCGTCAACGTCGTCTCGCCGGGCCCCATCGACACCGACATCATGGGCGGCACCCTCACCGAGGAGCGCAAGGCCGCCATGGCCGGCGACGGCGTGCTGCCGCGCATCGGCACGCCTCGCGACATCGCGGCTGCCATCCACTACCTGATCTCCGAGGACGCCGGATTCGTGACGGGGCAGACCCTGAACGTCGACGGTGGCCTCTACATGCACTAG
- a CDS encoding SipW-dependent-type signal peptide-containing protein: MSTTTEAHASTDRGARRRKIRAILAGGLVLGVGAAITLAAWSDSEFATGTFTAGTFNLEGSTDGTAFTDHATSPGAALTFTAPASNLSPGQSVATPFWVRLAANTTTGATLDLTEVTSTGANAANLTFHAYAIGAAASCTTATTGTDLATGGPLTTGTVAGATTSLPNGTPTTNPGTATQVCLVVTAGSGLVQGGAVTSTWHFVATSS; encoded by the coding sequence ATGTCCACCACCACCGAGGCTCACGCCTCGACCGACCGCGGTGCTCGACGCCGCAAGATCCGCGCCATCCTGGCCGGAGGCCTCGTCCTCGGCGTCGGGGCCGCCATCACGCTCGCCGCCTGGAGCGACAGCGAGTTCGCCACCGGCACGTTCACGGCCGGCACCTTCAACCTCGAGGGCTCGACCGACGGCACGGCGTTCACCGACCACGCCACGTCGCCGGGTGCGGCCCTGACCTTCACGGCTCCGGCTTCGAACCTCTCGCCCGGCCAGTCGGTCGCGACGCCGTTCTGGGTGCGGCTCGCAGCCAACACGACGACCGGGGCGACCCTCGACCTCACGGAGGTGACCTCGACGGGCGCGAACGCGGCGAACCTCACGTTCCACGCGTACGCGATCGGCGCGGCCGCATCGTGCACGACCGCCACGACGGGCACCGACCTCGCCACGGGCGGGCCGCTCACGACCGGCACCGTCGCCGGTGCGACGACGTCGCTCCCGAACGGCACGCCGACCACGAATCCCGGCACCGCGACGCAGGTCTGCCTCGTCGTGACCGCGGGGTCCGGACTCGTGCAGGGCGGCGCCGTGACGTCGACCTGGCACTTCGTCGCCACCTCGAGCTGA
- a CDS encoding tripartite tricarboxylate transporter TctB family protein, with protein MRISVRAAGTGFSLVLAAVGLAAAIVGSTYGFTGEDGRIGPGFLPVVFGGAVALLAVVDVVQRVLRRDRGVTIEDLATDLAASDAEPEVAPEDEPLRNEAGEEVDIFGRTQRQRTRILISVMVGLVGAVLLTPLIGLLLSFTLLMALVAIVLERRPVVPSLIISVVAAAVIWLVFRELLSVPLPTGLLGLI; from the coding sequence GTGAGGATCTCCGTCCGAGCTGCGGGGACGGGGTTCAGCCTCGTCCTCGCAGCCGTCGGGCTCGCCGCGGCGATCGTCGGCTCGACCTACGGCTTCACCGGCGAGGACGGGCGCATCGGGCCCGGCTTCCTGCCCGTCGTCTTCGGCGGCGCCGTCGCGCTGCTCGCGGTCGTCGACGTCGTGCAGCGCGTCCTGCGCCGCGATCGCGGCGTGACGATCGAGGACCTCGCGACCGACCTCGCGGCGAGCGACGCCGAGCCCGAGGTCGCGCCCGAGGACGAGCCGCTGCGCAACGAGGCGGGCGAGGAGGTCGACATCTTCGGCCGCACGCAGCGCCAGCGCACCCGCATCCTCATCTCGGTCATGGTCGGCCTCGTGGGCGCCGTGCTGCTCACGCCGCTCATCGGCCTGCTGCTGTCGTTCACGCTCCTCATGGCACTCGTCGCCATCGTCCTCGAGCGGCGCCCCGTCGTGCCCTCGCTCATCATCTCCGTCGTCGCCGCCGCGGTGATCTGGCTCGTGTTCCGCGAGCTGCTCAGCGTGCCGCTGCCGACCGGCCTGCTCGGACTCATCTGA
- a CDS encoding MFS transporter: MSDLSKAIDQSADSPALSSAIKKAARHLMPMLIILYFVAFLDRTNVGFAEEALEMDRGISAAAFAFGAGVFFIGYAIFEIPSNLLLKRFGARFWLARIAITWGIVASAFAFTTNDTMFIVLRFLLGVTEAGLFPGVIMFLAEWFPNKVRVQMFALFYLAQPFSQMLGAPLSGGLISFGDQVTPFHGWQVMFFVEGMMAVVAGIAAIFLLTDSPQKAKWLDDDEKAALTRVMEQEDEVRSADGPSGVWKAMANWKVWYFTIIYFCLQIAVYGTTFYLPQQVAGLLGQSVGWQVGLVSAIPWLVGLFACYLFGRRANTVRRRRGYGTVFFLLTGVFILGSALAGAAGQPILGILCITIAVASFLSVGPITWSFPTAFLTGAAAAAGIGLINSLGNLGGFVAPIMRTAVNEAVPTDSGAWGVVSLGVFAFLAAAMFWATRFFRAKADALLEEPAPQH; encoded by the coding sequence ATGTCCGATCTCTCGAAGGCGATCGACCAGTCGGCCGACTCGCCGGCGCTGTCGTCCGCCATCAAGAAGGCGGCACGGCACCTCATGCCGATGCTGATCATCCTGTACTTCGTCGCCTTCCTCGACCGCACGAACGTCGGCTTCGCCGAGGAGGCGCTCGAGATGGATCGCGGCATCTCCGCCGCGGCCTTCGCGTTCGGCGCCGGCGTGTTCTTCATCGGCTACGCGATCTTCGAGATCCCGTCGAACCTGCTGCTGAAGCGCTTCGGCGCCCGGTTCTGGCTCGCGCGCATCGCGATCACGTGGGGCATCGTCGCGTCGGCGTTCGCCTTCACGACGAACGACACGATGTTCATCGTGCTGCGCTTCCTGCTCGGCGTGACCGAGGCGGGGCTCTTCCCGGGCGTGATCATGTTCCTCGCGGAGTGGTTCCCGAACAAGGTGCGCGTGCAGATGTTCGCGCTGTTCTACCTCGCGCAGCCCTTCTCGCAGATGCTCGGGGCGCCGCTGTCCGGCGGCCTCATCTCCTTCGGCGACCAGGTCACGCCATTCCACGGATGGCAGGTGATGTTCTTCGTCGAGGGCATGATGGCGGTCGTCGCCGGCATCGCGGCGATCTTCCTCCTCACCGACTCGCCGCAGAAGGCGAAGTGGCTCGACGACGACGAGAAGGCGGCGCTCACGCGCGTCATGGAGCAGGAGGACGAGGTGCGCAGCGCCGACGGCCCATCGGGCGTCTGGAAGGCGATGGCGAACTGGAAGGTCTGGTACTTCACGATCATCTACTTCTGCCTGCAGATCGCCGTCTACGGCACGACGTTCTACCTGCCGCAGCAGGTGGCGGGGCTCCTCGGGCAGTCGGTCGGCTGGCAGGTCGGCCTCGTCTCGGCGATCCCGTGGCTCGTGGGCCTCTTCGCCTGCTACCTCTTCGGCCGTCGCGCGAACACGGTGCGCCGTCGGCGTGGCTACGGCACCGTCTTCTTCCTGCTCACGGGCGTCTTCATCCTCGGATCCGCGCTCGCCGGCGCCGCCGGCCAGCCCATCCTCGGCATCCTGTGCATCACGATCGCCGTGGCGAGCTTCCTCTCGGTCGGTCCGATCACGTGGTCGTTCCCGACCGCGTTCCTCACCGGGGCGGCCGCCGCCGCGGGCATCGGCCTCATCAACTCGCTCGGCAACCTCGGCGGCTTCGTCGCGCCGATCATGCGCACCGCGGTGAACGAGGCGGTGCCGACCGACTCCGGCGCGTGGGGCGTCGTCTCGCTCGGCGTGTTCGCCTTCCTCGCTGCGGCGATGTTCTGGGCGACGCGGTTCTTCCGGGCGAAGGCGGATGCGCTGCTCGAGGAGCCCGCACCGCAGCACTGA
- a CDS encoding tripartite tricarboxylate transporter permease gives MLDNLILGFSQALTPENLLWCLIGVVAGTVIGLLPGLGATTGVAVLLPLTFALEPITALIMLAGIYYGAQYGGTITSVLISTPGEASSVVTTLDGYQMARQGRAGPALAISAIGSFVAAIISLALLVTLAPPLADLALGFGPIEQLAIMLLGLVIVVTFQGGALVRGAMMAAVGLLISTVGVASGFTTARFTFGNVDLLSGIPFVEVMIGLFALGEVLYQIRVGAAAPIRARFKDMVIRRTDITRSMPAILRGSGIGFLLGILPGAGSTLASFMSYGIEKRVSKNRANFGKGAIEGVASPESANNSAANANFVPTLALGIPGGATTAVLLGAFTIFGLQPGPLLFETQPALVWGLLVSFFIGNVLLLVLNLPLAPVFAQMLRIPYAYLYPIILLTSVVGAFAVSNNLFSVWLVVLFGILGWILKELDLPIAPLVLGLVLGPLLEKSLVQTSALGQGNLGVIFTSPVAIVVLVSAIALVVLPKAVVAIRPRVAAARERAKETAR, from the coding sequence ATGCTCGACAACCTCATCCTCGGCTTCTCGCAGGCGCTCACGCCCGAGAACCTCCTCTGGTGCCTCATCGGCGTCGTCGCCGGCACGGTCATCGGCCTGCTGCCGGGCCTCGGCGCCACGACCGGCGTCGCGGTGCTGCTGCCGCTCACCTTCGCGCTCGAGCCCATCACGGCGCTCATCATGCTCGCGGGCATCTACTACGGCGCCCAGTACGGCGGCACGATCACGAGCGTCCTGATCTCGACGCCCGGCGAGGCCTCCAGCGTCGTCACGACGCTCGACGGCTACCAGATGGCGCGGCAGGGCAGAGCGGGACCCGCGCTCGCCATCAGCGCGATCGGCTCGTTCGTCGCGGCGATCATCTCGCTCGCGCTGCTCGTGACGCTCGCGCCGCCGCTCGCCGACCTCGCGCTCGGCTTCGGCCCCATCGAGCAGCTCGCGATCATGCTCCTCGGGCTCGTGATCGTCGTGACCTTCCAGGGCGGGGCGCTCGTGCGCGGCGCCATGATGGCTGCCGTCGGCCTCCTCATCTCGACCGTCGGCGTCGCGTCGGGCTTCACCACGGCGCGCTTCACGTTCGGCAACGTCGACCTGCTCTCGGGCATCCCCTTCGTCGAGGTCATGATCGGCCTCTTCGCCCTCGGCGAGGTGCTCTACCAGATCCGCGTCGGCGCCGCCGCGCCCATCCGCGCGCGCTTCAAGGACATGGTCATCCGTCGCACGGACATCACGCGATCGATGCCCGCCATCCTGCGCGGCAGCGGCATCGGCTTCCTGCTCGGCATCCTGCCCGGCGCGGGCTCGACGCTCGCTTCGTTCATGTCCTACGGCATCGAGAAGCGCGTCTCGAAGAATCGCGCGAACTTCGGCAAGGGCGCCATCGAGGGCGTCGCGAGCCCGGAGTCGGCGAACAACTCCGCCGCGAACGCGAACTTCGTGCCCACGCTCGCGCTCGGCATCCCGGGTGGAGCGACCACCGCCGTGCTCCTGGGCGCCTTCACGATCTTCGGCCTGCAGCCTGGTCCGCTGCTGTTCGAGACGCAGCCGGCGCTCGTGTGGGGCCTGCTCGTGTCGTTCTTCATCGGCAACGTGCTGCTGCTCGTCCTGAACCTGCCGCTCGCGCCGGTGTTCGCGCAGATGCTGCGCATCCCGTACGCGTACCTGTACCCGATCATCCTGCTGACGAGCGTCGTCGGCGCCTTCGCCGTGAGCAACAACCTCTTCAGCGTCTGGCTCGTCGTGCTCTTCGGCATCCTCGGCTGGATCCTCAAGGAGCTCGACCTGCCCATCGCTCCGCTCGTGCTCGGCCTCGTGCTCGGCCCGCTGCTCGAGAAGTCGCTCGTGCAGACGAGCGCCCTCGGCCAGGGCAACCTCGGCGTGATCTTCACGAGCCCCGTCGCGATCGTCGTGCTCGTCTCGGCCATCGCGCTCGTCGTGCTGCCGAAGGCCGTCGTCGCGATCCGGCCGCGCGTCGCCGCGGCCCGGGAGCGCGCCAAGGAGACGGCCCGATGA
- a CDS encoding 4-hydroxythreonine-4-phosphate dehydrogenase PdxA, which produces MSTRPRIALTLGDPGGVGPELVARWLTSDDATRDADLVIVGDEEELRDAAIDAGVDLDLSTIDGARLVDNGGTRPDGGFERKVATEAGGRWAMASLRTALELSKAGEVDAIVFAPLNKTSLHLAGMTENDEMSWFETVLDDGTSATELNILPSLVTARVTSHCSIAEVADLIELDLVVERGELLERVLRSRGIDAPRIGVCALNPHAGEGGKFGRHEIDVIAPAIEQLRARGIDASGPFPSDTIFLKARDGAFDGVLTMYHDQGQIAVKLIGFDRGVTMAGGLSVPVCTPAHGTAFDLVGTRSAGMGAYEHAVRTAIGVGAQRRAAAAA; this is translated from the coding sequence ATGAGCACCCGACCCCGCATCGCACTCACCCTCGGCGACCCCGGCGGCGTCGGGCCCGAGCTCGTCGCGCGCTGGCTCACGAGCGACGATGCCACCCGCGACGCCGACCTCGTGATCGTGGGGGACGAGGAGGAGCTGCGCGACGCCGCGATCGACGCCGGGGTCGATCTCGACCTGTCGACGATCGACGGTGCCCGCCTCGTCGACAACGGCGGCACGCGTCCGGACGGCGGATTCGAGCGGAAGGTGGCGACCGAGGCCGGCGGCCGGTGGGCGATGGCGAGCCTGCGCACCGCGCTCGAGCTGTCGAAGGCGGGCGAGGTCGACGCCATCGTGTTCGCGCCGCTGAACAAGACGTCCCTCCACCTCGCGGGCATGACCGAGAACGACGAGATGTCGTGGTTCGAGACCGTCCTGGACGACGGCACGAGCGCCACCGAGCTCAACATCCTGCCCTCGCTCGTCACTGCGCGCGTCACCTCGCACTGCTCGATCGCGGAGGTCGCGGACCTCATCGAGCTCGACCTCGTCGTCGAGCGCGGCGAGCTGCTCGAGCGCGTGCTGCGATCGCGCGGCATCGACGCACCGCGCATCGGCGTGTGCGCTCTCAACCCGCACGCGGGCGAGGGCGGCAAGTTCGGCAGGCACGAGATCGACGTCATCGCACCCGCGATCGAGCAGCTGCGCGCTCGCGGCATCGACGCCTCCGGTCCCTTCCCGAGCGACACCATCTTCCTCAAGGCCCGCGACGGCGCGTTCGACGGCGTCCTCACGATGTACCACGACCAGGGCCAGATCGCCGTCAAGCTCATCGGCTTCGACCGCGGCGTGACCATGGCGGGCGGCCTCTCCGTGCCGGTGTGCACGCCCGCCCACGGCACGGCCTTCGACCTCGTCGGCACCCGCTCCGCCGGCATGGGCGCCTACGAGCACGCCGTCCGCACGGCGATCGGCGTCGGTGCCCAGCGCCGCGCAGCCGCCGCGGCCTGA